The Rhodococcus rhodochrous DNA window AGACGCGGCCGAGCAGCTCTTCGGTGAGGACGTCGCCGGGTGCGCCGTCGGCGACGATGCGGCCCTGTTCGAGCACGCAGACGCGGTCGGCGTAGGCGGCGGCGAGCCCGAGATCGTGCAGCACGACCACCACGGCGTGCCCGTCGTCGGCGCGGGCCCGCACGACCTGCATGACCACCTCCTGGTGGCCGAGGTCCAGTGCCGCGGTGGGTTCGTCGAGCAGCAGTGTCTCGGTGTCCTGGGCCAGCACTCGTGCGAGCGCGACCCGGGCCCGTTCGCCGCCGGACAGCGCGGGGAACGGCCGGTCGGCCAGATGGGCGACGTCGGAGGTCGCGAACGCCTCGGCGACGATGCGATCGTCGTCGTCCTGCCGCGGGGTGCGCGCCCACGCTGCCCGCCCCATCCGCACGACCTGCCGGGCGGTGAACGGGAAACCCACGGTGTGCTGCTGCGGCAGCACCGCCCGACGGCGGGCCAGCGCGATCGACGACCACCGCTCGAGGGGACGGCCCTCGACCTCGACGGTGCCACCGCTGATCGGATGGTCGCCGGACAACGCCGCGAGCAGGGTGGACTTACCCGCTCCGTTGGGGCCGACGAGCGCGACGACCTCACCGGTGCGCACCTCGAAGTCGACGCCGTGCAGGATCTCCCGCTCGCCGCGCCGTAGTCGCACCCCCACCGCGCGCATCGTCGCGGTGCCGGGCGCCGATCGGGCCGGGACGGTGGTCGCCGGGGATCCGGGGGAGCGGGGGAGCAGCCTCATGCCCACCCGCCCTGCTTCGCGCGGGTGCGGCGCAGCATCAGGAAGAAGACCGGACCGCCGATGAGGGCGGTGATCATGCCGAGCGGCAGGTCGGCGTTCTCGACCAGGGTGCGCGCTCCGAGGTCGGCGGCGAGCAGGACGACCGCGCCGGCGAGCACACTCGCCACGACGAGCACCCGGTGGGCGGGGCCGAGCGCCAGGCGCATCAGGTGCGGCACGACCAGGCCGACGAACATGATGATGCCGGTGAAGGCGGTGGCGCCGCTGACCAGCACCGCGACCGCCAGGATCGACAGCTGCCGCACCCGTTCGACGTCCACACCCAGATGCCGGGCGACGCTCTCGCCGAGCGCCAGCAGGTCGAGTTTCGGGGCGAGCAGGACCGCGACGAGCACACCGGCGAGGGTCAGCGGCGCGACCACCGCGACGATGTCCCAGGTGGCGCCCCCGAGACTGCCGAGCTGCCAGAACACGATCTGGTCGCGGGCGGCGGGGCTGGCGACGAAGGTGAAGAACGCGATGAGCCCGCCGGCGACGGCGTTGACGGCGACGCCGGTGAGGATCACCGTGACCACCTCCGTGCGTCCGTTCGATCGGGACAGCACGTAGACCAGCACAGTGGTGATCAGACCGGAGACGAGTGCGGCACCGGCCAGCGCCCAGCCGGCGGTGAAGGCGCCGCCGAGCACGATCACCGCGGACGCGCCGACGGCGGCGCCGGAGGACACCCCGATCACGCCGGGTTCGGCGAGGGGATTCGCGAAGATGCCCTGCAACAGCGCTCCGGAAC harbors:
- a CDS encoding FecCD family ABC transporter permease, yielding MSVSEEVTEATGLPERALRKAGRGRTTVVLVGLVVALLALAVASACLGQVPTSPAEVVGSLLHRIGLDLGPVPAHPAGEVTLWEVRFPRVVLAMLVGAALGCSGALLQGIFANPLAEPGVIGVSSGAAVGASAVIVLGGAFTAGWALAGAALVSGLITTVLVYVLSRSNGRTEVVTVILTGVAVNAVAGGLIAFFTFVASPAARDQIVFWQLGSLGGATWDIVAVVAPLTLAGVLVAVLLAPKLDLLALGESVARHLGVDVERVRQLSILAVAVLVSGATAFTGIIMFVGLVVPHLMRLALGPAHRVLVVASVLAGAVVLLAADLGARTLVENADLPLGMITALIGGPVFFLMLRRTRAKQGGWA
- a CDS encoding heme ABC transporter ATP-binding protein, whose protein sequence is MRLLPRSPGSPATTVPARSAPGTATMRAVGVRLRRGEREILHGVDFEVRTGEVVALVGPNGAGKSTLLAALSGDHPISGGTVEVEGRPLERWSSIALARRRAVLPQQHTVGFPFTARQVVRMGRAAWARTPRQDDDDRIVAEAFATSDVAHLADRPFPALSGGERARVALARVLAQDTETLLLDEPTAALDLGHQEVVMQVVRARADDGHAVVVVLHDLGLAAAYADRVCVLEQGRIVADGAPGDVLTEELLGRVYQYPVAIGRHPETGTPLVLPRRPNPDRSAPAQT